A region of Periplaneta americana isolate PAMFEO1 chromosome 16, P.americana_PAMFEO1_priV1, whole genome shotgun sequence DNA encodes the following proteins:
- the LOC138716483 gene encoding uncharacterized protein encodes MASMWTRALSLVLVTIAITIANTTSLDLVSLPRGLQLSRSGEFEGNCTPTGNACKNCTAAPLCLQVGGDYMHFGSYSCAQENASTPYCVAGKCSSVPSKECAVPPVSNFRCTGEGYFPDPDDCTLFHICVKGTAYQFSCNSQNVYSHSRAGCVRRRLSSDCAVMRCTYKSLNEYVVYSKDASLYGMCLKGFPTLVFRCPKGEQFDSSAKECRFKCSAEGLFPAANSNSKYYECIYISVGNYELIRRECPSKITHFDPVAKRCVPNV; translated from the coding sequence AATACTACGAGTTTGGACCTGGTGTCGTTGCCGAGAGGACTACAGCTCTCCAGATCTGGCGAGTTTGAGGGAAATTGCACTCCGACCGGCAACGCTTGCAAGAACTGCACGGCGGCGCCATTGTGTTTGCAAGTGGGCGGCGACTACATGCACTTCGGATCCTACAGCTGTGCGCAGGAGAACGCTAGCACGCCCTATTGCGTAGCCGGGAAGTGTAGTTCTGTGCCTTCCAAGGAGTGCGCCGTTCCACCGGTGTCCAACTTTCGCTGCACAGGTGAAGGGTACTTCCCCGATCCCGACGACTGCACCTTGTTTCATATTTGCGTCAAAGGGACGGCGTATCAGTTCAGCTGCAATAGCCAGAATGTCTACAGTCACAGCAGGGCGGGCTGTGTGCGACGCAGGCTGTCCAGTGACTGTGCCGTCATGCGCTGCACGTACAAGTCGTTGAATGAGTACGTCGTGTACTCCAAGGACGCTTCTTTGTACGGCATGTGTTTGAAGGGGTTTCCTACCCTCGTCTTCCGCTGTCCCAAGGGAGAACAGTTCGATAGCTCGGCAAAAGAGTGTCGCTTCAAATGCTCGGCAGAAGGACTCTTCCCAGCAGCCAACAGCAACTCCAAGTACTATGAATGCATCTACATCAGCGTAGGCAATTACGAGCTCATCCGCCGGGAATGCCCATCTAAAATTACGCACTTCGATCCCGTAGCCAAACGTTGCGTACCCaatgtataa